The Amblyomma americanum isolate KBUSLIRL-KWMA chromosome 2, ASM5285725v1, whole genome shotgun sequence genome contains the following window.
AAATTTTTTTAGTAAAGCACAAGTAAAACTGAAAAATGTAAGTTATCAATAATATAGCGCTAAAAGTAGCATGCAAAGACCACATGACTAATTAGGGGAAGCGTCAAGCGTTGGTTTGCAAGAGTTTTATGTCCAAAGGACAACAGTCTCAAGCTTTTACTACATTAAATTTCGGTGCATtgtactgcatttttattgtaaaCACATCTGGGCTGACAACCCAGATGTGTAGCACTGTTTATGCTAGTCAGATGTCTAAGTGATCTCATTTAAGTGTAGTCGGGTGTAGCTCATGTGCAATAAATCAGACTTCTGTGATATGAAGTCATAGTCATTAGCCTGGCTATACCCAaagcaaggcaaaggcctctaccatatttctccaattaacctggtCCTGTGCTAGCTTGCACCCACTTGACCCCTGATTTGCTTCTTTATCTCATCTAATTATCTGCCGCCCCTCCGCTACAATTTAGTTCCCTTGGAATTCATGTTGTTACCCTCAGTGACCACCGGTTATCctttcttcgcattacatgttctgCCCATGCCGACAAGAATGTCATTAACTGAAGTTTGTCCTGTGACCCACTGTGCACGCTTCctatctcttaacattacacctatgaTGAGGTGATATCAAGTGATGTTCAATAAACCATATTTCTGTGATACCATTTCAGTGCCATGTACTGGCTTGCATCCATTGCTTTCACTATTTTGCTGCCATCTACGGGAGAATCAAAAGTTAAAAGCACAGATCTGCTGTGCGAAACACATGGTGACCAACACAGAACCTTTCACATCAAAAGTAAGTAAAACAAAAGTCCTCAGTGCTGTGATTAGCATAACCATTTATTGGCTGGGATGCATACAATCGAGTTGTGAACTCACTTGAGTGCTAACATGAACTCTTATGAATGTAATTCATGCAAACTAAGGTATGGACTACATCAAGCAAAGCAGGCCTACTGCTTAATTATTGGAGGTTGCAAATTTACTAAGGCAGCACACACTGAAAATGCTTTGTTCATGTGTGGTATCAGGCTAAGTGGTACTCTGTTCCTTAGAATATGAAAAATTTTCAATCTTTGGATTACTCTCTCAACATGGATACGTACAGAGGCAATCCTGTAAGTCATGTTCATGTTATCATCAGACATTTGACCACCTGTTGAATTAAAAGGAGGCATGAGTAGCACCGCACCTTTCCCTTCTACCGTTGTGCGGATGCTTGGAAATCCTTTATCACTTAAAATTTAATCGCCTGGTCTAAAAAGCTCCAGAAAGCCATAGTCTTGGGTAATGAATGAGTCAGTATGTCGCCCTCCATAAACCTTTGATACGAAGCTTATCATACCATTAGGAATTTTACCAATTAAGAATTTCAGCGTGTATCCTCCCTTGTAatgtgaatacaaaatatgttgacAGTCAGGGTTTGAGGGTGCTTCTGTGTGGATCTCGGTACAATCTATTATTAAGGTGCAGTTCgggtagttttctttaaatggtGCAGGCAAAGAAAGTTTGATTGCTCTCCGGGAAGGCATGAAGACCCAATCCTTCAGAGCAATGCTTAAAATACCAAGTGTTTTCCTAAAGACAGTGGATGCTGTTGAGGGTGCGACACTGAAAATTACTCCTAGTGCACTATATGTTATCCCAAGACGTAGCTTGGCGAGAAACAAGCACAGCCTATCTTCATTTGACATAGTATTGCGCCAGTGCATCGGAGGAGGCAGCAGGTTCAAAAGGAGGCAGAAGACTTGCAGTGTCACTCCCCATAAATCttgcagtgctttttctttttcctttagagACTGAAAGCCTTGAAATCGACAGTTTTTCTTCCAGTTGCCATCCGTACTTGCAACCTGCAGCACAATAAACAGAGAACATGGTGCAATTTACAAGCAAATATACTTTAGCAAGAGGACTAACCTATGAAAAATGCTATTTGCATCACCCTGCAACTATGCTCATTCATTCCCAAAAGAAAATAAGCGCCACTactataaaataacaaaatgttaCACAGGAAGAAAAATTCACAACAAAGGTAATTGCACTAAAAAAAGAAATCCTCTGCTAGCCTTAATAAAATGTTAGCTAGAGTTAAGCACAACTGATAAGAGGAAACCGCAGCATAGCCCAACCTTGTCACTCATTTCTGTGTGCACAACTTGAGTAGATGCATCAGTTCCATCTGTCGCAGAAAGAAGTATAGTTAGTTTTCCTTGAGCCACACTCGCTTTGGTTTGGGATgcctgaaaacaaaaatatgtaTAAATGACTATGTTGTATTGCACAGATATGTTCTCAGTGCTACAGGAGAACAGTGTTGAAAGGGCAGTATAAATAGCAAATTAATGTTGGATTTGTGTCAAGCTTTTTCTATAGCAGAAATATGATCCCATAATTAAAAGGTGTTTTTACAGCATCTCTCTTTGCAATGAAATGACTTTCTCCTGTGCCACACACACTCATTGAAGGATGCGAATCACTTGTGCTGATTGTCGAAGCCACAGCTGCGCTCATCTCCAGAGGTGCATCACTGAGATCCATCATGTGAATGTCCTGATGTCGACAGTCTGTAATGAAGGTTCCTGGTTTATGCATTGTTGCTTCATCGTCTGTACTTCGTGATGGATTTTCACTTCCTGCACCGAGCTGTCTAGAAGATATTGCCTGGTTGAGACGcctttgccacctgcattgaaccAGTAAAAGTAACTTATTACTGCCAACCTTAAAAATGGTGCAGCCAAGCTCATCGTGCAATTAACTGCTATATTTTTATCTCATTGCCCTTTTGAATGCCCTCCCTGTTACAATCATTGACAGGATTTAAAGTATGAAATAAAAAAGCAGAACTCATTAAAAAACACAATTAAGGCTGCATTTTACACTGGCAGTTTCACATTTTTGATTTCATACCTTTGCGCTCTTTCCCTGTCAGGTGCTTTTTTTCTGTAGATCGGAGGGAAAATGGTAGGGATGTAGGCTGGATGTTGGCTAATGTCACTCTTGCAGTTGCCTACAAAATGTCTGCTGCAAATTCTTGTGTGCTCCTTAGGCAACCAAACAGTTCCATCAGGGCTGCATAAGAAACAATAGTATTGTCTATTATCAATTGCCAAGGCAAACATAAACACACGCACAGGCACAAACGAAATCGCACAAGTTCCGAAGGGAGCAACTCAAATAATTCACGAGCTCCTCGAATATAGCATAATAATAAGTGCAAGTTTGATTCACAGGTTAAAACAGCATATAAATtcacaacaaaacaaagcaaactacggcgtctatcatattGCCTGAGGTGGGTTCGGGCGTAGAATTCACAAACCAATCATTTATTGCAGCAGTTCGTTCCGATGTGATAAAGCTGCTCTGACAGCGCCTAACTGTAATGACCTAACAGCGCAATGTTTATTTAAACGCGCTAGCATATTCATGTGCGAACTTGTAACAACGACGGCCacatctaaaaaaaaacaatacaggaAATCAAAAGCCACTACGCAATCGCAATCCAACTTTTACATCTGTGCTTGCGAGAACACAACAAGTACCCGTAATCATCAGTGCAGTCGTCGGGTGCATGCTCAGCGTTGAGTACCGGCTTGTAACCAAAACGAACACAAAATACAAACCGCCACAGCGGAAAGCACGGAATGGCTGTAGGGACTTACCTAACCCTCCTCACTGCGTTGATCCACGCTTGAAGTCTTTCTTTTTCATACCATTTCCCCGGAAATCGGTACAGTTTTGCAGGTGCATCAAGTCCCTTGGTGTTTTCTGCACTGTTGTGGCAGCCGACAACACAGCAATACTTCGGGCCCCGCTTCCGCTTAGGTAGGGCCGCTTCTGCCATTGTGCAAATTCCACAACACGCTCGCCGAACAACTGCACAAAACTGGCGGCGCCGCGGCGCCCTGCTGCGACCAGGACGGCCTCGGAACGCGTGCGCACGCACTTGTCTGCCGCCGCGCAACGGCGCGGACCGGCTGCTTCTCTTCCCAGTAGTTCACGTTCCGCCGCCAGATGGCCAGCAAACTTGAGCCGCGGGTCCCTATtggcacgacaagggaccgtagactaatgttttgcagtaaaaacgcagtgaataaaaacgagtaatgttttattttgctaagtaactgtatttcaaacccaacagcaccaagcaaaagaagcagtgttttcatttttgcaataaagtttgctgttcagtcactttttttgccgcaaaggtgtgctgtcagcggtatagcgtgaacatgttagtctaaaaatgaacaaaaacgcaatgaagaaatcaagcaatgttttattttggtagtaaactgtgttgcaatctcaacaacacgagggaaaattagaagcattctcagttttgcaataaaatttgctgcaggttaacttcttttgccatgagggcgcgctggcagtggtatcgcgtgaacatggcggcgtgcaagaaaacagctgattccacggctagttcccgattttttgcgtgtcgtctaaaatcaaggcactttgcggatgtctgaagtgtgcagaaaaatctgattgaaggcagtgaatgctacgggcctgcgcagatcaacttacaaggagcgctgggcttgaaaatcgacgaagacaactttagtctctgttctcggtcggcgcctatcgatcaccgagtgacgtgtggttctgtttattttcttcatcacatagaagcaactgccgacagacaggtgcagctgctgatagcttgcaatctcggtgcgggaaatgagagccgacacggcctgcctctgtggcagcactcttctgcctcgtaaccaagtgttgccgcccacatcgggctaagcacttgatgttccgtttgtatttttgtagctccgttcggtttatgttcagttgttgccgtagtttctttttttttcctgtgcaagatgcagaaattgtgatgtttatgctccactttgtttagagagaaaggaagcacttgacttgataactttgctattgtcaccgaggagagaacgagcttgttccattaacgttatttactgatcatgtagtagatccagggtcaaccaggaaataagtagtttgcttgtatagaggctaattgcaactgggcagaaagttgagcaagtttgttcatgtttgctggtacacagcgcttgaattgcatatgatccagggcagtgaggtaggtaggacagggcagtgatgtgtaatattgtattttgctcagcaggcggagtgatgttggtataattgggtttggtgagggcagtgtttgaagggctttaaatactttgcatagcttctaacatgcacttcccttcaggtcggaagaccgcttgtttttttgttttttttaaattatggtccatcatatctgagacaccctgtatacaggccactccagtttgaaagggaacagccagttgaaaatgactaggacattaaatacctaggcgaaaagtagcttgaaagcagtttcaattatcacacatattatatgatagcacaaggagcttgtccggccattcggcattgtcaccatctcatgtcatcatggacaagacttcatagccctgtgttacgcaaaccaagctaggtgtcagttatggggcaataaccgagtgctcaaaatttcccacaatggagctgcctgtatattcttagagctgtagagcatttccagtaacggtgttgcatgatttgtgattgtaaactaacctctaatcacacaccatctccttgatgtgtctgtgatgtttacacatctttgtctatcagtgaagatgttctagtcattcagcagtcattgtagtcactgcaccttacaatctttattatgcattgttgtacagcggtttccttgcagtaggtacagcttttagcacagagcgaaacccctagccacacaccattatgctaaaagcttagctttggtatttacactacttatatgtgccaaaatgttttgtagtccggaaaatgcatcatgtacactgtactatgccatatttattgtacaggtagcctctgtatgaaagaaaacatgcacattgaactcaatttttcagattttttttcttaacttcactcagaaatgccatacggtaattgtacatcaaggtaaagtatgcttgtatgtacactgccttttctgcaatagaaacactcgtgtcaaatgctgtgcctaaaaaaataaacgcgcttactgaatgtatgatgcaataaaaaacagctttttgattccaacaagcatcacaaatatttcatgtcttattccagcactacacgtttggttcatgcatgttcgtcacacaggtaatgaccacaggcactccaccaagctggaaggagacagcagagaaggggcaggtgggctaacataagcattgacaaaagagagttcaaaatgatgtttttcagaaattgggcgagctgcttcaacaccttttccgtcttcaggaagagactgtgcaacacgctgctgagggactggaagatatactagcaaacacactgaaaatgaagtggcagccggtggggggcacttgtttgtcactgctggcttctcgctgcacacaggttggccaagggcacaaccacatcacacaattgctcacacacttgcagatgtgtgttgtgcaatgacacaaggaaatgacagtggcaacaggggaagagtgcctgatatgactctctatgccagcatggtgagtcgtctctggacgctagattttccatcgcaactgccgctgcaccatccctcggtacgccttcctctggagacgggtcgtcctagagaggccaaaagtacagcaccgcatgctcttctcaggaggcaggtgaggagggatcctgtctgtacgaggcggccaccatttagaggtggctcgttgttatctgggtcagaggcagtgtcgcctgcaccctctgctgatatgggcacatccaaacagaggctgtgaagtgcagcacgtgcggtgatgatgcgcactgtccacttccactggcactggtgcatccggtgcccttgaaagcaacggaagcagctcttcggcacacctatacagcgctcagccacaaattgtgtgaaagcatgtggcgtgttgtacaggccttctgctgagtcaggtctgtaatgtcgtgcaactggtgcaggcagccatggctccagtgggtagacatagtctcctgcataacaaaaaatgatgcggctaagcatgtcctttctcagtgatctcaacagcattacaggacactctgctatacagtagaagactcacgccaagtagcccacatccaggctttgctgaatatgacattcaagagcatacatacatgcaggatttagatgtataagtgagcactactgtaaggtcagtcttttaccaccatattcatataaatgatgcgctatgattgcctacaaaacacaagcgctgtcaggtgcattttgctttggtttcttcaacaggaaaggctatgcatttcaacaatgtaatatgtgtcctgtgtttctgctgcaattatatttaacaaaaggaaagggtgtcAATACattgtatcatactgtaaagtgtctgcatttgtgtaactgtccagactgattcttgtagctttagcagatccggccaaatgcatagtgctggagctcaatagatgtgactgagttcgcccgacgggtgacacggctattttactgcttacccagaaaaaaaaatcaccgtcgtccagcaggccttcctccgcctcggaatgccgccagacaaacgcgtcgcggaaggatccgggtcagcgcgagtccacggccaggatgcacatgttcgcgccacagatctgagaaaaaacaagcacagcccgtactcactctcgctgccgaggcccgcacttgtagctcatgcacttgtagcacttgaactcatgcggtcaaaaacagtggccgaggtatactcactattacgtccgcagcgtagaaccgcttgcggctcgttcgcagcactgcccccagactccttgatagtgatgagtgcccaatcgacacacccgacgacgccggagatgctgccgcggcgaacgtttaggcaaaggacgccctccttcgccgccgccttctcctcgggtctcctcggaaagcaaacaccccccttctgttacccaacgttgacattggtctccgctgcccgccgcaaaggcttgttcacagtcggttgggctgcgccgacgttttcttcatttccaacggcgccttgaaacccaccggaggcgaagaagcgcagcgcgcacagcacctgccgctccactgacagcgcactcacccgcgcacttcccagttcaacggcgagttcgtcgcacagacactgcgcagtctcctcgaaataactctcccgcgcgtcaaagtcgtcttcatgcaccctccgacagaAGCGTTtgagtgcaggtgggctggaaactcTGATTGgacgatgggatgcgcttctccgtgacgtttttctgcttatccctcgttctcaaccggatgtggggtcgccgcgcctctctcggcctgtccctagacggcctagggaatcgctaggtccggccgtccgccgtgcttgcgtggtgcgagggcattcgcttcgtgaacctaggcggcggcgggcgcgtttcgggagctgtccaggtatggcttttttgcgtggtgcgctcgtcggcgagctgtgcagttctcgcttacggctttcgccgttagtgagaacatgtactttcagctttagcggccacgacgcaatcagcctagctgaaatgattcgagagacatgctttcggcacgccgattttgttgtcctatatgttggcggcaacgatctcgacagaggggatgacccgcgagaaatcgccagccacataaaggtacgcattttatctcaaatttcgcttccagccacataaaggtaggcattttatctcaaatttcgcttcattaAGTgttgtaccgcttacctacatgtcttgcgcattccaggacctcgttttgctgctgcaggagaacgtggccagtgtcgtgctggtcttcaaagtcttgccacgccatttcgatgagccacgtaaggcgcaatttgaggaccgccggcgtcgccagctgaaccgccgtctgtcagccacgctgaagcgcttgtcgggcgtgcacattctcaaccccgaggtaagggttgaacaacattttcgcaagttttctcgagcagaactcaccaaattgcggcgcttgtaacgtaactttttttgcagcatcgtttcctggatgtttctggcaagccgatgctgtccttgtttgccgcagaccgatatcacgtggcgagagaccggggcatcgaccagatgtcagattatcgtcgcggccctcgtcaagatctacggaccacggatagcgtcggcttcaagggcaagaccaggagaggtgtacgtcgtgcaccggtgtcgtcggtgcggagccaaagggcacaagacggaccactgctgggcctactgctcaccgcgccgctgcaggtcgcggttgaagtgctcctgcaaacggccctttttagggccacctcattgtttcctggcagatcgcgagcgt
Protein-coding sequences here:
- the LOC144122069 gene encoding uncharacterized protein LOC144122069 isoform X2 — protein: MAEAALPKRKRGPKYCCVVGCHNSAENTKGLDAPAKLYRFPGKWYEKERLQAWINAVRRVSPDGTVWLPKEHTRICSRHFVGNCKSDISQHPAYIPTIFPPIYRKKAPDRERAQRWQRRLNQAISSRQLGAGSENPSRSTDDEATMHKPGTFITDCRHQDIHMMDLSDAPLEMSAAVASTISTSDSHPSMSASQTKASVAQGKLTILLSATDGTDASTQVVHTEMSDKVASTDGNWKKNCRFQGFQSLKEKEKALQDLWGVTLQVFCLLLNLLPPPMHWRNTMSNEDRLCLFLAKLRLGITYSALGVIFSVAPSTASTVFRKTLGILSIALKDWVFMPSRRAIKLSLPAPFKENYPNCTLIIDCTEIHTEAPSNPDCQHILYSHYKGGYTLKFLIGKIPNGMISFVSKVYGGRHTDSFITQDYGFLELFRPGD
- the LOC144122069 gene encoding uncharacterized protein LOC144122069 isoform X1, coding for MAEAALPKRKRGPKYCCVVGCHNSAENTKGLDAPAKLYRFPGKWYEKERLQAWINAVRRVSPDGTVWLPKEHTRICSRHFVGNCKSDISQHPAYIPTIFPPIYRKKAPDRERAQRWQRRLNQAISSRQLGAGSENPSRSTDDEATMHKPGTFITDCRHQDIHMMDLSDAPLEMSAAVASTISTSDSHPSMSVCGTGESHFIAKRDAASQTKASVAQGKLTILLSATDGTDASTQVVHTEMSDKVASTDGNWKKNCRFQGFQSLKEKEKALQDLWGVTLQVFCLLLNLLPPPMHWRNTMSNEDRLCLFLAKLRLGITYSALGVIFSVAPSTASTVFRKTLGILSIALKDWVFMPSRRAIKLSLPAPFKENYPNCTLIIDCTEIHTEAPSNPDCQHILYSHYKGGYTLKFLIGKIPNGMISFVSKVYGGRHTDSFITQDYGFLELFRPGD
- the LOC144122069 gene encoding uncharacterized protein LOC144122069 isoform X3, translated to MAEAALPKRKRGPKYCCVVGCHNSAENTKGLDAPAKLYRFPGKWYEKERLQAWINAVRRVSPDGTVWLPKEHTRICSRHFVGNCKSDISQHPAYIPTIFPPIYRKKAPDRERAQRWQRRLNQAISSRQLGAGSENPSRSTDDEATMHKPGTFITDCRHQDIHMMDLSDAPLEMSAAVASTISTNGTDASTQVVHTEMSDKVASTDGNWKKNCRFQGFQSLKEKEKALQDLWGVTLQVFCLLLNLLPPPMHWRNTMSNEDRLCLFLAKLRLGITYSALGVIFSVAPSTASTVFRKTLGILSIALKDWVFMPSRRAIKLSLPAPFKENYPNCTLIIDCTEIHTEAPSNPDCQHILYSHYKGGYTLKFLIGKIPNGMISFVSKVYGGRHTDSFITQDYGFLELFRPGD
- the LOC144122069 gene encoding uncharacterized protein LOC144122069 isoform X5 — translated: MAEAALPKRKRGPKYCCVVGCHNSAENTKGLDAPAKLYRFPGKWYEKERLQAWINAVRRVSPDGTVWLPKEHTRICSRHFVGNCKSDISQHPAYIPTIFPPIYRKKAPDRERAQRWQRRLNQAISSRQLGAGSENPSRSTDDEATMHKPGTFITDCRHQDIHMMDLSDAPLEMSAAVASTISTSDSHPSMSMELMHLLKLCTQK
- the LOC144122069 gene encoding uncharacterized protein LOC144122069 isoform X4, with the protein product MAEAALPKRKRGPKYCCVVGCHNSAENTKGLDAPAKLYRFPGKWYEKERLQAWINAVRRVSPDGTVWLPKEHTRICSRHFVGNCKSDISQHPAYIPTIFPPIYRKKAPDRERAQRWQRRLNQAISSRQLGAGSENPSRSTDDEATMHKPGTFITDCRHQDIHMMDLSDAPLEMSAAVASTISTSIPNQSECGSRKTNYTSFCDRWN
- the LOC144122070 gene encoding uncharacterized protein LOC144122070 — encoded protein: MIRETCFRHADFVVLYVGGNDLDRGDDPREIASHIKDLVLLLQENVASVVLVFKVLPRHFDEPRKAQFEDRRRRQLNRRLSATLKRLSGVHILNPEHRFLDVSGKPMLSLFAADRYHVARDRGIDQMSDYRRGPRQDLRTTDSVGFKGKTRRGVRRAPVSSVRSQRAQDGPLLGLLLTAPLQVAVEVLLQTALFRATSLFPGRSRASRFVPVFPLCRNRRQTSKSRGVS